Genomic DNA from Sphingomonas hankookensis:
GACGTCGACCGCGCGAAATATGCCGCGATCGGCGAGAGCGACCGGATGACGCTGCGGTTCTTGAAGCCGAAGTGAGCGAAGTGGGGGAGGCAATGTCCCCTCCCCCATACTCCCCGTTCGGTTCGAGCAACTTCGAGCCTGTCGAGAAGCGGCCGTCGAGAACGCTTGTGTGGCCCAACGCTCCCCCGTTGGGGAGTAGAGACTAGGCGAAGCCGAACGCCCCGAACCACCGGTCCGTCGATACGCCGCTTCGACAAGCTCAGCGGCTACTCAGGACGAACGGGTGGGGGTGTCGGCTTTCCCACTTCCCGCTCCCCACTCCCCACTCCGTTCGGTTCGAGTAGCGATCGAGCGAAGTCGAGAGCGCGTATCGAGAACGGGGTTCCGCCGGGCGGGCATTCTCGACCGACGCCTCTCGACACACTCAAAGCCGCTCGAACCGAATAGATCGGTCGAACCTCACCCCAGCTTGTCGACCTTGTCCTGCAACCGTGCCAGTTCGGCCCGCAGCGCGGCCATTTCGTCATTCTTGGCCGGGGCTTCGGTCGCGCCCGGCGCAGGTGTGGCGCCCGGCGCACCCGGCTTGAACGCATGCGCCGCCGCCTCGAACATCGCCAGGTTGCGCTTGGCGATCTCGGCGAAGGGCGAATGGGCGAACGCGCCCTCGACCGCGGTCTTGAACTGTTCCTGGTTGCGGCGGAAGCTGTCCATCGACGCCTCCAGATAGCCGGGCACCATCGCCTGCATCGAATCGCCGTACAGGGTGATCAGCTGGCGCAGGAAGCTGACCGGCAGCAGCGTCTGCCCCCGGCTTTCCTCTTCCATGATGATCTGCGTCAGCACATTATGGGTGATGTCGTCGTCGGTCTTGGCATCGACGACCTTGAAGTCGCGATGCTCGCGCGTCATCGCCGCGAGATGCTCCAGCGTGATGTAGGAGGACGTCTCGGTATTATAGAGCCGGCGATTGGCGTATTTCTTGATGATGACGGGGCTGCCGTCGGCCGCTGCCTTCTTCATGGGAAAAAACCTTTGCGCGAAAGATGACTGGATGGGTACACC
This window encodes:
- the phaR gene encoding polyhydroxyalkanoate synthesis repressor PhaR, with the translated sequence MKKAAADGSPVIIKKYANRRLYNTETSSYITLEHLAAMTREHRDFKVVDAKTDDDITHNVLTQIIMEEESRGQTLLPVSFLRQLITLYGDSMQAMVPGYLEASMDSFRRNQEQFKTAVEGAFAHSPFAEIAKRNLAMFEAAAHAFKPGAPGATPAPGATEAPAKNDEMAALRAELARLQDKVDKLG